From the Daucus carota subsp. sativus chromosome 8, DH1 v3.0, whole genome shotgun sequence genome, one window contains:
- the LOC108199880 gene encoding stearoyl-[acyl-carrier-protein] 9-desaturase, chloroplastic → MGVSVMMNPAIQSQRCPAFHLPRLPSSGCFKVSMASTLHSPSKVAVKKPFSPPREIPFQVKHSMPEEKIEMFKSLEPWAERNILPLLKPVESCWQPQDFLPNPASEGFDDQVEELRQRAKELPDDYFVVLVGDMITEEALPTYQTMINTLDGVRDETGASTTPWGIWTRAWTAEENRHGDLLNKYLYLSGRVDMRQIEKTIQYLIGTGMNPKTENNPYLGFIFTSFQERATFISHGNTARHAKEHGNLKLAQLCGMIASDEKRHETAYTKIVEKLFEVDPDGTIQALADMMQKKISMPAHLMYDGRNENLFDHFSAVAQRLQVYTAKDYADILEFLVGRWKVADLTTGLTGEGRKAQDYVCGLATRIRRIQERAEGRAKEAGTARISWIFDKEVKL, encoded by the exons ATGGGTGTCAGTGTGATGATGAATCCTGCTATTCAATCTCAGAGATGCCCTGCTTTTCATCTGCCTAGATTGCCCAGTTCAGGATGTTTTAAGGTTTCCATGGCTTCCACTCTACACTCCCCCTCCAA GGTTGCTGTGAAGAAGCCATTTAGCCCTCCAAGAGAAATACCTTTCCAGGTGAAACACTCCATGCCTGAGGAAAAGATCGAGATGTTCAAATCCTTGGAGCCTTGGGCTGAGCGCAACATTCTGCCTCTCCTTAAGCCAGTAGAGTCCTGTTGGCAACCTCAGGACTTTCTGCCCAATCCAGCATCCGAAGGCTTTGATGATCAAGTCGAGGAGCTTCGACAGAGGGCAAAGGAGCTTCCAGACGACTACTTCGTTGTATTGGTGGGAGACATGATCACAGAAGAAGCTCTGCCCACATATCAAACAATGATCAATACTCTGGATGGAGTTAGAGATGAAACAGGGGCAAGCACTACACCTTGGGGGATCTGGACCAGGGCTTGGACTGCTGAGGAAAACAGGCATGGGGATCTTCTCAATAAGTATCTTTACCTTTCGGGTCGAGTTGATATGAGGCAAATTGAGAAGACAATTCAGTATCTAATCGGAACAGGAATG AATCCAAAAACAGAGAATAATCCCTATCTGGGATTCATCTTCACATCCTTCCAAGAGAGGGCAACTTTTATTTCGCATGGAAACACAGCCAGGCATGCCAAGGAGCACGGGAATCTGAAGCTGGCTCAACTGTGTGGCATGATTGCCTCTGATGAAAAACGCCATGAAACGGCTTACACCAAGATAGTTGAGAAGCTTTTCGAGGTTGACCCTGACGGGACTATTCAGGCTTTGGCGGACATGATGCAGAAGAAAATCAGCATGCCGGCTCATTTGATGTATGATGGCAGAAACGAAAACCTTTTCGACCACTTCTCAGCTGTTGCTCAGAGGCTTCAAGTCTACACAGCCAAGGACTATGCAGATATACTAGAATTTCTCGTCGGTAGGTGGAAAGTGGCTGATTTGACAACGGGATTAACCGGAGAAGGCCGGAAAGCTCAGGACTATGTTTGCGGGTTGGCTACAAGAATCAGGAGGATTCAAGAGCGAGCTGAAGGAAGAGCCAAGGAAGCAGGAACTGCGCGAATCAGTTGGATCTTTGACAAAGAAGTGAAGCTCTAA
- the LOC108199881 gene encoding shewanella-like protein phosphatase 2 — MEEPKTLCDNIPALFSSFVDTFVDFSVSGLFLPPKPTISPPQKTIYTSPNRLIAIGDLHGDLDKSKQAFRLAGLIDLNDRWCGGDATVVQVGDVLDRGGDEIKILYFLEKLKREAGRSGGNLITMNGNHEIMNVDGDFRYVTKMGLNEFRVWADWYCVGNVMKSLCNGVLEGGVRDLYDGVPLDFPGVKAEIVDGVRARVAALRPNGPIAKRFLTTNVTVLVIGDSVFVHGGLLPHHVSYGLERINEEVRDWIGGFKERVSSELVRGRNSLVWLRRFSDELAKNCDCSTLEHVLATIPGAKRMIMGHTIQEKGINGVCNNKAIRIDVGMSRGCTNGLPEVLEINGKSEVRILTSNALYRNGYKSSIETDVMKGIGFGIPQHGPKQVEVKA, encoded by the coding sequence ATGGAAGAACCTAAAACCTTGTGTGATAACATCCCAGCTCTTTTTTCGTCATTCGTAGACACCTTCGTTGATTTCTCTGTAAGTGGTCTTTTCTTACCACCAAAGCCCACCATATCTCCGCCGCAGAAAACTATATACACATCCCCAAATAGACTTATAGCCATTGGTGATCTTCATGGTGATTTGGACAAATCGAAGCAGGCTTTTCGGCTTGCGGGGCTGATTGATTTGAATGATCGTTGGTGTGGTGGGGATGCTACTGTTGTTCAGGTGGGTGATGTTCTTGATAGGGGTGGTGATGAGATTAAGATCTTGTATTTTCTTGAGAAGTTGAAGAGAGAGGCTGGGAGGAGTGGGGGGAATTTGATTACTATGAATGGGAATCATGAGATTATGAATGTGGATGGGGATTTTAGGTATGTTACTAAGATGGGGTTGAATGAATTTAGGGTTTGGGCTGATTGGTATTGTGTGGGGAATGTGATGAAAAGTTTGTGTAATGGGGTTTTGGAGGGTGGTGTGAGGGATTTGTATGATGGGGTGCCTTTGGATTTTCCGGGTGTTAAGGCGGAGATTGTTGATGGTGTTAGAGCTAGGGTTGCTGCATTGAGGCCTAATGGGCCGATTGCGAAAAGATTTTTGACGACTAATGTGACTGTGCTTGTCATAGGTGATTCTGTGTTTGTTCATGGGGGGTTATTGCCTCATCATGTGAGTTATGGTCTTGAAAGGATTAATGAGGAGGTGAGGGATTGGATTGGTGGGTTCAAGGAAAGGGTTTCGTCGGAGTTGGTTAGGGGTAGGAATTCACTTGTTTGGTTGAGGAGGTTTTCTGATGAGTTGGCCAAGAATTGTGATTGTTCTACTCTTGAGCATGTCCTTGCAACAATCCCGGGAGCTAAGAGGATGATTATGGGACATACTATTCAGGAGAAGGGGATTAATGGGGTTTGTAATAATAAGGCAATACGAATTGATGTTGGGATGTCAAGAGGGTGTACAAATGGGTTACCGGAGGTTTTAGAGATCAATGGGAAGTCTGAAGTTCGGATCTTGACATCTAACGCCTTGTATCGCAATGGGTATAAATCTTCAATTGAGACAGATGTTATGAAAGGTATTGGTTTTGGAATTCCTCAGCATGGACCTAAACAAGTAGAGGTGAAGGCATAA